The Miscanthus floridulus cultivar M001 chromosome 7, ASM1932011v1, whole genome shotgun sequence genome includes a region encoding these proteins:
- the LOC136464584 gene encoding universal stress protein PHOS32-like, which yields MAAERRTIGMGMDYSQSSKAAARWAVDSLLKAGDRIILVHVLPKGADASHKELWKSTGSPLIPLPEFMEMNVQARYGLNPDKEILEILKAASKSKQVEVLAKIYWGDAREKLCEAVDDLKLDSFVLGCRGLGPLKRALLGSVSNYVVNNATCPVTVVRGPIGSSA from the exons ATGGCGGCCGAGAGGCGCACCATTGGCATGGGCATGGACTACTCGCAGTCCAGCAAGGCCGCCGCGAGGTGGGCAGTCGACAGCCTGCTTAAGGCCGGCGACAGGATCATCCTCGTCCATGTCCTCCCCAAGGGGGCGGACGCTAGCCACAAGGAGCTCTGGAAGAGCACCGGCTCGC CTTTGATTCCTCTACCGGAGTTCATGGAGATGAACGTGCAGGCGAGGTACGGGTTGAACCCTGATAAGGAGATACTGGAGATCCTGAAAGCTGCATCCAAGTCCAAGCAG GTGGAAGTACTAGCAAAGATTTACTGGGGTGATGCAAGGGAGAAACTCTGTGAGGCGGTAGATGATCTCAAGTTGGACTCCTTTGTGCTTGGTTGCAGAGGCTTAGGGCCACTGAAAAG GGCTCTCCTTGGAAGTGTCAGCAACTATGTTGTCAACAATGCAACATGCCCGGTTACAGTGGTGCGCGGACCAATTGGATCGAGTGCCTGA
- the LOC136466188 gene encoding uncharacterized protein — translation MNLCTNCADESSFVSSKEMSDVSHTSEVIFELVDKAIEDIGPDDVVQVVTDNASNNMGAKKLLLEKRPNIFWTSCATHTINLMLQGIGNMPRFKKVIDQAKALTIFVYGHTRTLECLRHFTEGREIIRPGVTRFASAFLTLNSILEKDQLRKMVVHNRWDTLKDVKSKKGKDATATILSPTFWKDVKLCLSVFEPLVKVLRLVDGDVKPSMGFIYGELLKAK, via the coding sequence ATGAACCTGTGCACTAACTGTGCTGATGAATCCAGTTTTGTCAGCTCAAAAGAGATGTCAGATGTGTCACACACAAGTGAAGTCATATTTGAACTAGTGGACAAAGCAATTGAAGACATTGGTCCGGATGATGTGGTGCAAGTAGTGACAGACAATGCTTCTAACAACATGGGAGCAAAGAAGCTATTGCTTGAGAAGAGACCAAACATCTTTTGGACCTCTTGTGCAACTCAcacaatcaatttgatgctccaaGGAATTGGCAACATGCCACGGTTCAAGAAGGTGATTGACCAAGCAAAGGCATTAACCATATTTGTCTATGGGCACACAAGAACATTGGAGTGCTTGAGACACTTCACAGAGGGGAGAGAGATAATAAGGCCAGGAGTGACTAGGTTTGCTTCAGCTTTTCTCACTTTGAACAGCATACTAGAGAAGGACCAACTAAGAAAGATGGTGGTTCATAATAGGTGGGAcacattgaaggatgtgaagtcaaAAAAGGGAAAAGATGCAACAGCAACAATATTGAGTCCAACCTTTTGGAAGGATGTGAAGCTGTGTTTGAGTGTTTTTGAGCCATTGGTCAAAGTTCTTCGTTTGGTTGATGGGGATGTGAAGCCATCAATGGGTTTCATATATGGAGAACTACTGAAGGCAAAGTGA
- the LOC136464583 gene encoding D-cysteine desulfhydrase 1, mitochondrial-like — MALLGMTVTSTLPLLCRFAAVRHLSLVAAAGMAGVTATGVVGVPSTFSSATAQIGGFLSKKPYAPPAWATHLSPMPSHTFSLGHFPTPIHKWNLPNLPEGTEVWIKRDDLSGMQLSGNKVRKLEFLMADAVAQGADCVITVGGIQSNHCRATAVAAKYLNLDCYLILRTSKLLVDKDPGLVGNLLVERLVGAHIDLVSKEEYGKIGSVALADLLKKRLLEEGRKPYVIPVGGSNSLGTWGYIEAIREIEQQIQQSANVQFDDIVVACGSGGTIAGLALGSRLSSLNTKVHAFSVCDDPEYFYDYAQGLIDGLNSGLDSHDIVSIENAKGLGYAMNTAEELKFVKDIAAATGIVLDPVYSGKAVYGLLKDMAGNPAKWKGRKVLFIHTGGLLGLYDKADQLSSLAGSWRRMDLEDSVPRKDGTGKMF; from the exons ATGGCCCTCCTCGGAATGACCGTCACTTCGACTCTCCCACTCCTCTGTCGCTTCGCTGCCGTTCGCCACCTGAGTCTTGTCGCCGCCGCCGGGATGGCCGGAGTCACCGCCACCGGGGTGGTCGGAGTTCCCTCCACCTTCTCCTCTGCCACCGCTCAGATCGGGGGCTTCCTGTCGAAGAAGCCTTACGCGCCGCCGGCGTGGGCCACACACCTCTCCCCCATGCCTTCCCACACCTTCTCGCTCGGCCAT TTCCCAACACCGATTCACAAATGGAATCTGCCCAATTTGCCGGAAGGCACGGAAGTATGGATCAAG CGAGACGATTTATCAGGCATGCAGTTGAGTGGAAACAAGGTCCGGAAGCTGGAGTTCTTGATGGCAGATGCTGTGGCACAAGGGGCAGACTGCGTTATTACTGTTGGTGGTATACAGAGCAACCACTGCCGCGCCACAGCTGTGGCTGCGAAGTATCTCAATCTTGATTGCTACCTGATACTACGTACCTCCAAG CTTCTTGTGGATAAGGACCCTGGTTTGGTTGGCAATCTCCTTGTCGAGAGACTAGTTGGGGCACACATTGATCTTGTGTCAAAAGAAGAGTACGGAAAAATTGGCAGTGTG GCTTTAGCTGATCTGCTGAAAAAAAGGCTTCTGGAAGAAGGGAGGAAGCCATATGTGATTCCTGTTGGTGGATCAAACTCATTGGGAACTTG GGGATATATTGAGGCAATAAGGGAGATCGAGCAGCAAATTCAGCAATCTGCTAATGTTCAGTTTGATGATATCGTTGTTGCATGTGGCAG TGGTGGAACCATTGCTGGCCTTGCTTTAGGATCCAGATTGAGCAGCTTAAATACAAAA GTCCATGCATTCTCTGTTTGTGATGATCCTGAATACTTCTATGACTATGCCCAAGGCCTGATTGATGGACTTAATTCTGGTTTGGATTCGCATGATATAGTTAGCATCGAAAAT GCTAAGGGATTAGGCTACGCCATGAACACAGCCGAGGAGCTTAAGTTTGTCAAAGACATAGCTGCAGCAACAGGCATTGTCCTTGATCCAGTCTACAG TGGGAAGGCAGTTTATGGATTGCTAAAAGACATGGCTGGCAATCCAGCCAAGTGGAAAGGGAGAAAAGTTCTGTTTATCCACACAGGTGGTCTTCTTGGGTTGTATGATAAGGCTGACCAGTTGTCATCTTTGGCTGGGAGCTGGCGCAGAATGGATCTTGAAGATTCTGTTCCACGTAAAGATGGCACTGGTAAGATGTTCTGA